GCACTGtggcttcactgcttctggagcccatgctcctgAGCGGGACCCAGACCCCCGGGGCCACCTGCCCCTGAAGGAGCACCAGCTCCCACTGGCTGTGGGCGGGCCAGCTGGAAGCCACCTCCAGAGCAGGCCCCGCAGGCCCCGCGCCCGCCGATGCTGACTGAGGGCTGTGCCGGCCGCGGGTGGGCAGTGAGCTTGGGCGGAGCCTTTGGCGTCCGGCTGGGAGGAGGCCGACAGCCATGCCGTTTCATCAGCAGCTCACTGTGCTCAGGAATTTTcaggccatttatttttctcagagGGCATAAGAGGGCTTGGTGCTGGCCAGGGAGACGGTCCATACTACTGGCCCCAAGGACCCCTCTCCACCATCACATGTGGCTTTGATCACCAACGGCAGCTGCCGGGGAGGAGCGGCCGCCAGCGGGGCGGTCAGGGAAGCCAAGGGTGCGGGGCTGGGGGGATGGGACAGACGCTGGGCTGGGCTTGGAGCGTGCGCCCTGGTGTCCAAGAAGAGGCAGCCAGTCCCCAGCCCGGGAGGCCTTGGCTCTGTGGGCACCGGCCCCTAGGCTGCATTGTCTCTGAGCTGTGACAGCCTTGTCCTGGGGCAGGCCAGCCCATGGGAAGGCAGAGCTGGTGTAGCCTTGCCCCGAGGGGACAGCTGCTGGAACGGGGCTGTGCCCCAGAACCCAGAGCCCCAGGGTGCTCACAGCCCCAGCCACAGTGGCATCCCCTTGCCTGCAGGCTGTGGTTCATGCCTGACCCCGCCCGGGAAGGGCTCCTGGCTGGCAGAGCAGAGCAAGCCTCGGCCTAAGTTCTTCTTTTTGGTTGGTTTCTGCTTAACATGATTTGGTAGAAATGCATTTAGGCCATCATTCAAGACTCCCCCTCATTGAGAATTTGGGGGAGCCTGCAGGTGCCAGATGGCAAGGCCTTTGGGAGGTGTCACTCGTAGACCCCGGAGTCCCCTCTGAGCTGAATCCCCAGGTCCCTGCAGGGAAGTTCAGCCCAAGGAGACCTCAGTCCCCAGGCCGCTCAGTCTCGCTTGCCGCCTCCCGTCTAGTCTTAGGAATTTCCAGGTCACTCTGGGTCTTACAGGAAGCAGTTTCAGAACGACTCCGGGCTTCCCACCCTAGAAGGGAATGCTGGAGCCCTTGGCTGGCTGTGCCCGCTTCCTCCAGGCCGGAGCCAAGCCCTGGGGAGGTGGCAGGACAGCCCATATTTGGTTGCCCGCACGCTGGAAGAACATGGGGATCTCACAGGCAGGACCAGAGGGTCCTTATTTAGCCTGAAGTCTCCAACCTGGGCCcacgggtgggggtgggggcagagagctGGCCTTTAAAGGCAAGGGGAAGGCTGGGAATTCCCTGcagatccagtggttaggactcgatgctttcactgccaagggccaggttcagcccctgctcagggaactaagatcccaagagccacatgggggtgggggggggggggcggggaggaatcTACCTAAAGGCAAAGGAACTGGCAAGGGGCACGGAGGTAAGCTGAGTGCTCCTCGAGAGGAGGAGAGGCTGGCTCCTCCAGGGGTCCCTCTTCAGAAGGACGTGTTTGAGGACGTGGTCCTGGTGGGCACAGTGACACCCCCATCTCAGGGCTTTCGTGGAACCTGATCATTATCCTAGGCCCAAACCTACATCAACAGGACGTGAGTCTCTGGAGAGAAGCACTTGGGGGTTGGACACTGACGGTCTTCTGGGGCCTGGCCCTTCCCGCCCTTGTGTTCCCAGGGCGCTAACTCTGGGTCACACTGTTGGGGCAGCCAATGTTCATGATGACCTACTGTGCGcggggcactgtgctaagcacttccCAGGCGaggtctcatttaattttcagccATCTATCAGGGGGCGCCGTCATCATCTGCTGGTGGGGACACATCTGCTGGCTGGGAAGGCACAGCCTGGCCAGGACGCTCCCTGGACGTGGGCTAGCCTGGGTTCCGTGTGACCCTGGGCTCCACACTGTCTCACTCTGGATCACGGGGCTGCTCTGAGACCCACAGGAGGCTGCGGGCGCTCTGCAGGCCTTCCAGTGTTCCCCATTCCAATCTCCCTGCACCCCAGAGTCAGGGAATTCTCCCAGCATCTGACCTCCTGTGGCCAAGTGATTTCCAACTAGAAACTTCAGATCCCGTTGTCGTGATGAACACAACCTCTATCTCATTTCTAAGCCAGTTGCGCTGGGCACCGAATAAACGTGACCTTCCCCCGGGAGCGTCtccaccctgccccctgcccctgcaCCCACAGGCGTCCCTTCTGAATCAAATCGCGGGAGGCAGGACAGCCTtgcccttcttgcttctcctcttcTGTTGGGACCCACGGTGTCTGTCAAGGGCAGTAAGGCCCGGCACACCCCTTGGGGCATGGGGTCGGCCTAGGCCGCTGGCCCTGTGAGCTCGGGAAGTTCTCAGGGTGTGGGGGCGAGGAAGCCCACCCAGCTCTGGGAGAGGCACTGGGCCAGCATCCATaggccctcctcccctcccagttCCCTGGCCACCCCAACCCCATCGCCAGGCCCCTGGCTCCTGGGAGGTCAGGATGTTGCATGCACAGCGTCCCAGGGATCTTTGGCGGCAGGGGCTAGCCGTGACCCGCTGgccctgtggcccctgcagtggtCTGCAAGAAGAACCTGGACAGCACCACCGTGGCCGTGCATGGCGAGGAGATCTACTGTAAGTCCTGCTATGGCAAGAAGTACGGGCCCAAGGGCTACGGCTACGGGCAGGGCGCGGGCACCCTGAGCATGGACAAGGGGGAGTCGCTCGGCATCAGACACGAGGAGTGAGTACCCCCGCCCGGAACAGAGGTCCTACTGTGCGTCAGGCCCTGGCAGAGCAGCAGGGGCAGAGGGGCTGGAGCGGCCAGGCCCCTCCCCGTGCGGAGTGGCAGCCGTGTTTCCATGCACTGGGAGGAGCCCTGAGAACGGCTGGGCccctctcctctgtccacagatgagaaaacctaGCCAGTCTCAGTGACTTGAAGGCGCCCCACAGCCACTGAGGGTCTGAGCCGGACCACCTCGCAGCCGTGCTCACCGGGTGTCAGTTCCCTTCCTGGAGACGGGTGTCACTAAGCCCCCAGCACCCCCTGACCACTGACCTGCTGTGAGCGGGGTGTTGGCAGTCAGCCCGCCAGCCCCTGGCCCTGGGGGATGGTCGCAAGTGACGGTGACTTTCCACACTTTGGCCAAGGTTGTCACCCCATGGGAGCGACCTGTCAGCTGATTTCTCCTGGGAAGACTCTAGTAATAGTGCTGCAGGAACTGGGGGCAGAGGGGGCCAGTTCTTAGCAGACGAGCTGTCAGTGACTCCGGCGTTCTAACTGGCACCGAGGGGAGTCTGACCTCTTGAGGAAGGAATACTATGGGCCGCTGGTGGGTCCCCTGTCAGCAGAGGTGACCCTCGGGTCCTCGGTGCGTCCCCCGTCAGGGAGGTGACCCTGCAGCCCTGGCAGCGGCAGCCTTGGGGCGGGCTGGGCCAGGTGCAGGCGGGTGGTGCCCTCCAGGCCTGTCCCTCCCACCCCGTGTCACTCTCTGTACCTCCCCTCACCGCATGCTCTTCCCTGAGCAGGGCCCCCGGCCACAGGCCCACCACCAACCCCAACACGTCCAAGTTTGCCCAGAAGATCGGGGGCTCCGAGCGCTGCCCGCGGTGCAGCCAGGCCGTCTATGCGGCCGAGAAGGTGATTGGCGCTGGGAAGGTAAGGCCGGGcgtgccgggggtgggggtggggggtgaggggtggcaCACACTTTCCTGAAATGTGCATTCTGAAGCTTTGAAGTGTGCTCCCACTGCTCAGGGGAGCCTGGGCCCTGCATGTAGCTCCCCCTTCATTTCAGAGCCCACCATAAAAGGAGTCCGTTTGTCTCTGAGGCTGTCTCCTGTGCCTCCCAGTCTCCAGAGGGCTGAATCCCCCATCATAGCAGCCTCACcattggtccataaagaaggctgagtgccgcagaattgatgttttcaaatcgagctggagaagactcttgagagtcccgtacTTCTTGCCGTAGCAGGACTTACAGTAGATCTTATAGTAGTCcatgcaaggtgatccaaccagtccatcctaaaggagatcagtcctgaatattcactgaaaggactgatgctgatgctgaagttccagtactttggcctcctgatgcgaagagccgactcattgaaaaagaccctgctgccgggaaagattgaaggcaggaggagaaggggacaacagacaatgagatggttggatggcatcaccgactcaatggacatgagttggagcaaactatgggagatagtgaagcacagggaagcctggcatgctgcagtccagtggGATGCAAAGAACCAGAAACACCTGACTGACTGGACAACAATAGCGCACTTCATAGGGAGCTTCTGATCGATCCATGTCTCCAGAGTCGGGGTCTCCTGACTGCTAAGGGTGCATGGACACCAGCTCTGAAAAGAATGTGCATAGTTGTGTGGGGTCTCATCTCTCTCTGGGAAGAAGATCCATAGCATTCATCACATTTTCAAAAGGATTTGTGATACAGAAATGTTAAGAACCACCCCAAATCCACAGAAACCCACTCATGTGCCCCCATGGCAGAGTTAGCCAAGGTTGAGGCCTGTCAGAGCCTCCTAGGAGGCAAACTTGGTCTGGCTGTCTTGCCCGCCCCCCACTGCGATATTCCAGTagtagccccccacccccagtcaccAAAGTGCAATGGGACCCTCCCTCAGAGAGGCTGCAGGGAGGGGTGGCCTCAGATGAGCTGTCAGAGGGCCGCAGAAGAGGCTTCTTCAGCAGGGGCCTGGAGACGGTGCTGGGCCTTTACACAGATGTGGCCGGGGCCACGTGGTCAGCTGTGGTGTCCCGGGGCCTGGAGCCTGTCTGTGGCCTCTCTGGACCCGAGTCTCTCCCCTAGGGAGGAGGGTTCTCTTGTGGGCAGAGGTGCGGTGAGGAGCCCAGCATCCGTGCCCGAGGAAGGGCTGAGGAGCAGGACTTTAGGTGCTGACCCCACCAGCGGGGCCCGACTGTGTCTGTAGGGACAGTGGTGGTGGTCAGTCCTCCGTCTGCCTGGAGACTGGGGggcagcctgggcttccctgaggaCGAGCCAAGGCCAGGGTGCCCTCAGTGCAAACACCGAGGCCCCTAGAGCCCTGGGCAGGAGTCAACACGCATGGGCCTGGCTGCCAGGAAGCCCAGAGCCTGCCTTTTCCCTTCCCATCTCTAGCTCAGAAAGGGCAGCTGAGTGAGGGAGCCTCCTTGCCCTTAAAAggccttgttttgttttgttccgtCTGCCGCTGCTGGCCTCCGGCTTTTCGGGCTATGCAGAGCTGTCAGCTGGGAGCTGGCGGCTGACCTAGGGTCTGGCTGGCCCCCGCCGGGTGCAGACCGGGGCTGCCTTCCCCTGAGGGGCTGTTGGCCGTGTGACCTCCGAGCTCCAGCGGGGCTTCTCTGGCCCCCGGCCTTCTCCTGGAGCTCCGTGGACCCTTTCTCCTTCCGGGGTGCCAGGCACTGCCTCTGCACCAGGCCCCTGCCTGGCTGTGGCCTCCCGCTGCAGTGAGCGCCCTCGAGAACGCCAGAGGCCTGCTGACCACAAAAGCCGGCCCTGCGGCCAGGCCCCAGCATGTGTGACTGCTCCTCACGTCCTCCGTGAGGAATGAGGGGGCCACTGGCCTGGAACTCGGGCCAGATGGGTCTGAGCCCACACCCAGACCAGGGGTCCCGGGCGGGAGTTGGGACAAGGCTGGGGGGCCCCGCTTGCCTTTCGTGGGGCAGCTGCTGCACTGGCCCCagcacctcctccaggaggtgggggaggctggGCAGACCCCACAGGTGTCTTTGTCACACCTCCAAGGGGATGGGCTGGGGCGGCAGAGTtaattctttccttccctccccagtCCTGGCATAAGTCCTGCTTCCGATGTGCCAAGTGCGGCAAAGGCCTCGAGTCCACCACCCTGGCTGACAAGGATGGCGAGATTTACTGCAAAGGTGAGCGGCCTTCCCTCGACTCCCTCCCTTCCTGGAGGGCAGATCAGATCAGTCAGGCCCATACGCAATGGCCAGTTCCAGCCTTGGAGTCCCTTCCCAAGCGTCTCCTGAGGCCTCTGTGTGCAGCCAGCCGAGAAGGAGCCCgggtgggggtgcggggggaTGTGCCGTGGAcagagggcggggcggggcggggcctgggctccCTTCCACCTCCTAGCTCGGATCACAGGTGGCGCTTCTCCTGGGATTTCAGAGGCAGGGCAGTAGCCAGGACGCTCCTCACTGTCAGCGTCGATGTTGGGGGGGCTCTGCTGTGCGCCTCACTGCTCCAGAGCCCCTGGCAGgtgctggggtgggagtggg
The sequence above is drawn from the Dama dama isolate Ldn47 chromosome 14, ASM3311817v1, whole genome shotgun sequence genome and encodes:
- the CSRP1 gene encoding cysteine and glycine-rich protein 1 translates to MPNWGGGKKCGVCQKTVYFAEEVQCEGSSFHKSCFLCMVCKKNLDSTTVAVHGEEIYCKSCYGKKYGPKGYGYGQGAGTLSMDKGESLGIRHEEAPGHRPTTNPNTSKFAQKIGGSERCPRCSQAVYAAEKVIGAGKSWHKSCFRCAKCGKGLESTTLADKDGEIYCKGCYAKNFGPKGFGFGQGAGALVHSE